A stretch of the Saprospiraceae bacterium genome encodes the following:
- a CDS encoding DUF1800 domain-containing protein has protein sequence MDRKDFLSIWKQNRLENRPSPLAGLDPYNGPWTQKQAVHLLRRLLFGVKKVDVDKVLSQGMTNALKDLLTVDPIPAPPLNVYSTAQVPDPDIAFGQTFVNAPINAALPPEYYQARTDVFKAWWVGNMLNQKANITEKMTLFWHNHFAVEADTIQIAQAMHQYYKLLRDNCLGNFKTLAKLVSINPAMLRYLNGYLNSKAAPDENYARELQELFTVGKGPDSKFTEDDVKAAARILTGFRINPLVMPLTYYFDFTQHDDKDKKFSAFYNNKIIYGRVSILGEMELDELISMLFDNIETARHICRKIYRFFVYYEIDDQIENQIIRPLADYMVQQKFDILKTLNLLFSSQHFYDNASIGCVIKSPLDYAVGMCREFNIAFPQPVNDVTLINQYLAWGGIASLAAYQGLNIGEPPVVAGWQAWYQQPQYHEIWINADSLANRNRVAENINSPNGVPILTVTLKIDPIEFASQMPNPRSAFDLVKDSVSYLYNHDLSDKSYNYFKSFLITGYPNDSYWTLAWEQYAGNPTDPVLKNAVSTRLSALYKEILSQAEYHLS, from the coding sequence ATGGATCGTAAAGATTTTTTATCAATTTGGAAGCAAAATCGGCTGGAAAACCGCCCTTCGCCACTGGCAGGCCTTGATCCTTACAATGGACCTTGGACGCAAAAACAGGCTGTCCATTTGTTGAGAAGGCTTTTGTTTGGGGTTAAAAAGGTGGACGTAGACAAGGTTTTAAGCCAGGGGATGACCAATGCACTCAAAGATTTGCTAACGGTAGATCCGATACCTGCTCCGCCCTTAAATGTTTATAGCACGGCTCAGGTTCCAGATCCTGATATTGCTTTTGGTCAAACCTTTGTCAATGCTCCAATTAATGCAGCTCTCCCTCCGGAGTATTACCAGGCCCGTACCGATGTGTTCAAAGCCTGGTGGGTTGGCAATATGCTCAATCAGAAAGCAAATATTACTGAAAAAATGACCCTGTTTTGGCATAACCATTTTGCAGTCGAAGCTGACACAATTCAAATTGCCCAAGCTATGCATCAATATTATAAATTGTTGCGTGATAATTGTCTTGGCAATTTTAAAACCTTAGCCAAACTGGTTAGTATTAATCCGGCCATGCTGCGTTATTTGAACGGATATTTAAACAGCAAGGCAGCTCCGGATGAAAATTATGCCCGTGAGTTACAAGAATTATTTACAGTTGGGAAAGGACCTGATTCGAAATTTACAGAAGACGATGTAAAAGCAGCAGCCAGAATTCTTACCGGTTTTCGGATTAATCCGCTGGTCATGCCGCTGACTTATTATTTTGATTTTACACAACACGATGATAAAGACAAAAAATTTTCTGCGTTTTATAACAATAAGATAATTTATGGAAGGGTTTCAATTCTGGGCGAAATGGAACTCGATGAATTAATTTCCATGTTGTTTGACAACATCGAAACAGCACGCCACATCTGTCGTAAAATATACCGCTTCTTTGTGTACTATGAAATCGATGATCAGATCGAAAACCAAATCATAAGACCATTGGCAGATTACATGGTACAGCAAAAGTTTGATATCCTCAAAACATTAAATCTACTATTCAGTTCGCAACACTTTTACGACAATGCATCCATTGGTTGTGTTATTAAAAGTCCATTGGATTATGCTGTTGGAATGTGTCGTGAATTCAATATTGCTTTTCCGCAACCTGTAAATGATGTGACCCTGATCAATCAATACCTTGCCTGGGGAGGGATAGCTTCACTGGCTGCCTACCAGGGATTAAATATTGGAGAACCACCTGTTGTTGCCGGTTGGCAAGCCTGGTATCAACAACCGCAGTATCATGAAATCTGGATTAACGCCGATTCTCTTGCAAATAGAAATAGGGTAGCAGAAAATATCAACAGTCCAAATGGAGTTCCTATTTTAACTGTCACATTAAAAATTGATCCAATAGAATTTGCTTCTCAAATGCCGAATCCACGTTCCGCTTTTGATTTGGTAAAGGATTCTGTCAGCTATTTGTACAATCATGATTTATCAGACAAATCATACAATTACTTTAAAAGCTTTTTAATTACAGGGTATCCAAACGATAGTTATTGGACCTTAGCCTGGGAGCAATATGCAGGCAATCCGACAGATCCGGTTTTAAAAAATGCAGTCAGCACGCGATTGAGTGCTTTGTATAAAGAAATTTTAAGTCAGGCAGAATATCATTTGTCCTAA
- a CDS encoding DUF1501 domain-containing protein produces the protein MKRRKFIQNTAAGVVVPSLINGLSVQAYSNPSLLQNLFAPGVDTDHVLVLIYLGGGNDGLNTLIPLDQYANYVAARPNIYLNSNSLLPLNGQSKVALHPAMKGFQTLYNENKLNIVQSVGYPNPDYSHFRSTDIWTSGADSNQVLSTGWLGRYLNTEYPGFPLNYPNAKDPDPLAVQVGANLPLLFQGPNAQMSMNVSNPDIFGAWPNGIDDPASNDNYGKELDFIRTIGRQSKSYADALLNSYIKGVNVANYPAGNYLADILKAIARIINGGLKTRLYLVSLYGFDTHSDQVMVGNKTTGVHANLLQSLSDAVLAFQRDLEGLRLDDRVLGMTFSEFGRRIKDNVSGANGAGGTDHGAAAPVFLFGKNVQPGIIGANPIIPSVVNEYDNIPMQYDFRSVYNSVLQNWFCVKDPALTEILIKKYQDLPIVKKSNCITDTTDLNALNDTIDIQIYPNPLVDRVTIQTKVIDGYAIIQLISPMGVVVKTIHKGKLNAGSHSFDLENEQYPSGNYYVRIQQGPAQKTIPLMVLKP, from the coding sequence ATGAAAAGAAGAAAATTCATACAAAATACAGCAGCCGGTGTAGTAGTTCCAAGCTTGATTAATGGCTTATCTGTGCAGGCATACAGCAACCCATCTTTGTTGCAAAATTTATTTGCTCCGGGTGTGGATACCGATCATGTATTGGTATTAATTTATCTCGGTGGTGGGAATGATGGTTTAAATACCTTAATACCGCTGGATCAATATGCAAATTATGTAGCAGCAAGACCTAATATTTATTTAAACAGCAATTCACTATTGCCTTTAAACGGTCAGAGTAAAGTGGCCTTGCATCCTGCCATGAAAGGATTTCAAACACTCTACAATGAAAATAAATTAAACATTGTTCAATCTGTTGGATATCCAAATCCGGATTATTCGCATTTTCGTTCAACTGATATTTGGACCAGCGGTGCGGATTCAAATCAGGTGCTGAGTACCGGATGGTTAGGGCGCTATTTAAATACAGAGTATCCGGGATTCCCATTAAATTATCCGAATGCAAAAGATCCGGATCCTTTGGCGGTTCAGGTTGGTGCTAATTTGCCTTTGTTATTTCAGGGTCCCAATGCACAGATGTCTATGAATGTTTCCAATCCGGATATTTTTGGAGCCTGGCCCAATGGCATTGACGATCCTGCATCAAATGATAATTATGGTAAAGAATTGGATTTTATCCGCACCATTGGAAGACAATCTAAAAGCTATGCCGATGCATTGCTAAATTCTTATATCAAGGGAGTCAATGTTGCGAATTATCCGGCGGGTAATTATCTGGCAGATATTTTAAAAGCGATTGCTCGCATTATTAATGGGGGTTTAAAAACCCGCTTGTATTTAGTGAGTTTGTATGGTTTTGATACGCATTCTGATCAAGTCATGGTTGGAAATAAAACAACTGGCGTACATGCAAACCTATTGCAATCTTTATCTGATGCAGTATTGGCATTCCAAAGAGATTTGGAAGGACTTCGATTAGATGATCGGGTTTTGGGAATGACTTTTTCTGAGTTTGGCCGTCGGATTAAAGATAATGTAAGTGGTGCGAATGGAGCCGGTGGTACTGACCACGGTGCAGCAGCTCCAGTGTTTTTGTTTGGTAAAAATGTTCAACCGGGGATCATTGGTGCCAATCCAATAATTCCTTCCGTTGTAAATGAGTACGATAACATTCCTATGCAATATGACTTTAGATCGGTTTATAATTCAGTACTTCAAAATTGGTTTTGTGTAAAGGATCCTGCATTAACTGAAATATTAATAAAAAAATATCAGGACCTTCCAATTGTAAAAAAATCAAATTGTATAACCGATACAACGGATTTAAACGCGCTAAACGATACCATCGACATTCAGATCTATCCCAATCCATTGGTTGACCGGGTTACAATTCAAACGAAAGTGATTGATGGCTATGCAATCATTCAATTGATCAGCCCAATGGGCGTGGTTGTAAAAACCATCCATAAAGGAAAACTGAATGCAGGAAGTCATTCCTTTGATCTGGAAAACGAACAATACCCAAGCGGCAATTATTATGTTCGCATCCAGCAAGGTCCTGCTCAAAAAACAATTCCATTGATGGTTTTAAAACCTTGA
- a CDS encoding DUF4139 domain-containing protein, whose amino-acid sequence MKLNILILMSLLTTMTEAQQVVSSEIKEVTVFLQGAQVSRQVELKLNAGSQDINLSGLAAYLDPNSVRVFSSGDCVIQAVRHELDYIQSAEAKSAELKKKKEALLDDAAKINQQIAILKFEKTSLEKNQVQIIGVPNSNLKLEDFKILVAYQKLRLEDLLPKIYELDKKNQLIQIEIEKINQQIQEVDQNRTLPSSQLVLSILAKTAGTQKFMVQYYVPNANWNMHYDMLVKDISSPLELVYKATVVQNTGEDWKKVKVNLSSSNPFESTMRPELNTWYLRNQPPIVYRDAVRAGNAKAQMMESAAPAPGVQDFVQEAEQITSRLYSIDLPYTILSNSKPFVIEIKRQAVPAKYIYFAIPKLDHDAFLTAEIDNWEDLNLMDGEANLFFEGNFQGKSFINTKSIQDFLRLSLGRDKNIVIERNKIKDLSKNKFFSDNKEYAKAWELVVKNKKKVAIDLILEDQIPVTTQKEIVVEREELSGASIEEETGKLRWVLKLAPDEQKKIKMRYTVTCPKDYVLNLD is encoded by the coding sequence ATGAAACTAAATATTTTAATATTAATGAGTTTATTAACAACCATGACAGAAGCACAACAAGTGGTCTCCTCAGAAATCAAAGAGGTGACTGTATTTTTACAAGGCGCCCAGGTCAGCCGGCAAGTCGAACTGAAATTAAATGCAGGTTCTCAAGATATCAATCTAAGCGGCTTGGCAGCTTATCTGGATCCAAACAGCGTTCGGGTTTTTAGCTCCGGTGATTGTGTAATACAGGCTGTAAGACATGAATTGGACTACATTCAAAGTGCTGAAGCAAAATCTGCTGAATTGAAGAAAAAAAAGGAAGCACTTCTAGACGATGCCGCAAAGATTAATCAGCAAATTGCTATTTTAAAATTTGAAAAGACCAGTCTGGAAAAAAATCAGGTTCAGATTATAGGTGTTCCAAATTCAAATCTCAAACTAGAAGATTTTAAAATACTGGTGGCTTATCAAAAATTGCGTTTGGAAGATTTACTTCCAAAAATCTATGAGTTGGATAAAAAAAATCAACTGATTCAAATTGAAATTGAAAAAATAAATCAACAAATCCAAGAAGTAGATCAAAACCGCACCCTTCCTAGCAGTCAACTGGTACTTAGCATACTTGCAAAAACTGCTGGTACACAAAAATTCATGGTACAATACTATGTCCCAAATGCCAATTGGAACATGCATTATGATATGTTGGTTAAAGACATCAGCAGTCCATTGGAATTGGTTTACAAAGCTACCGTAGTTCAAAACACCGGGGAAGATTGGAAAAAAGTAAAAGTAAATCTTTCAAGTTCAAATCCTTTTGAATCGACCATGCGTCCGGAATTAAACACCTGGTATTTGCGCAATCAACCACCAATCGTTTACCGAGATGCAGTCAGAGCTGGAAATGCCAAAGCGCAAATGATGGAATCTGCTGCACCGGCCCCTGGAGTTCAGGATTTTGTGCAGGAAGCTGAACAAATTACCAGTCGATTGTACAGCATTGACCTTCCTTATACGATCTTATCCAACAGCAAACCTTTTGTAATTGAAATTAAAAGACAAGCGGTACCAGCGAAGTATATCTATTTTGCAATTCCCAAGTTGGATCACGATGCTTTCCTGACAGCTGAAATTGACAATTGGGAAGATTTGAATTTGATGGATGGTGAAGCCAATTTGTTTTTTGAAGGTAATTTTCAAGGTAAGTCTTTTATCAACACGAAATCAATTCAGGATTTCTTGAGATTGTCTTTGGGTAGAGATAAAAATATTGTAATTGAACGCAATAAAATAAAAGATCTTTCTAAAAATAAATTCTTTTCCGATAACAAAGAATATGCAAAAGCCTGGGAGCTGGTTGTAAAGAATAAGAAAAAAGTTGCTATTGATTTAATTTTAGAAGATCAAATTCCGGTCACCACGCAAAAAGAAATTGTTGTTGAACGGGAAGAACTGTCCGGAGCAAGTATTGAAGAGGAAACCGGTAAACTCCGTTGGGTTTTAAAATTAGCACCCGATGAGCAAAAGAAAATTAAAATGCGTTATACCGTAACTTGTCCTAAAGACTATGTTTTGAATTTAGATTAA
- a CDS encoding MBOAT family protein gives MVFSSIVFLLYFLPLFLACYYLVGKAYKNLVILAFSIFFYSWGAPKFIFVILGTTLLDFHLVKWMDESKTSWRRNVFLILSLSINLGLLLYFKYSNFFIENLNGLLQLVGTESIHWTKLLLPIGISFYTFETITYVVDVYRRVHKPLDHFWDYQTYIILFPKLIAGPIIRYHELADQIKDRSANDSYETRLSGFYRFVIGLSKKVLLANPLGAIADPIFQGDFNVLSSPIAWLGILCYTFQIYFDFSGYSDMAIGIGKMIGFRFPENFDNPYTSQSITEFWRRWHISLGNWMRNYLYIPLGGNQVSSQSRLYFNLWLVFLASGLWHGASWSFILWGAYHGLFLILERSFLNKFYSIIGKWPSVICCFFIVLIGWVFFRIEHISDAFLFLSKLVAFDSFKNIDFQFSYLFYLALAFIFSWFTLTKRGNQIQQKIYFHSFSNRMHVAMLGAMLFLFAVCVAMISSSGFNPFIYFRF, from the coding sequence ATGGTTTTTTCCAGTATTGTTTTCTTATTATACTTTCTTCCGCTGTTTCTGGCATGCTACTACCTTGTAGGTAAAGCTTATAAAAATCTGGTCATACTCGCTTTTAGTATTTTCTTTTACAGCTGGGGGGCCCCAAAATTTATTTTCGTAATCCTGGGAACTACCTTGCTGGATTTTCATCTTGTAAAATGGATGGATGAAAGTAAAACATCCTGGCGACGTAACGTATTTTTAATCTTATCCCTTTCTATTAATCTTGGATTGCTTTTATATTTTAAATATTCCAATTTCTTTATTGAAAACCTGAATGGATTGCTTCAATTAGTTGGAACAGAATCCATTCATTGGACCAAGTTGTTATTACCGATTGGAATTTCATTTTATACATTTGAAACCATCACCTATGTAGTAGATGTATATCGTCGCGTTCATAAACCACTGGATCATTTTTGGGATTATCAAACGTACATCATTTTATTTCCCAAATTAATAGCAGGTCCAATTATCCGATATCATGAATTGGCTGATCAAATTAAAGACCGAAGTGCAAATGATTCATACGAAACCCGACTCAGCGGTTTTTACCGGTTTGTAATTGGCTTATCCAAAAAAGTTTTACTTGCCAATCCCTTAGGTGCAATTGCAGACCCAATTTTTCAGGGAGATTTCAATGTATTATCCAGTCCAATAGCCTGGTTGGGAATATTGTGTTATACATTCCAAATCTATTTTGATTTTAGTGGGTATTCCGATATGGCCATAGGAATTGGTAAAATGATTGGATTTCGATTTCCTGAAAATTTTGACAACCCCTATACTTCTCAAAGCATTACAGAATTTTGGCGTCGCTGGCACATTAGCTTAGGAAATTGGATGCGCAATTATTTATACATTCCATTGGGAGGAAATCAGGTATCGTCTCAATCCAGATTGTATTTTAATTTATGGCTTGTTTTCCTTGCATCCGGACTCTGGCATGGAGCTTCCTGGAGTTTTATTTTGTGGGGTGCTTACCATGGACTTTTTTTAATTCTGGAGCGCTCGTTTTTAAATAAATTTTATTCAATTATTGGAAAATGGCCTTCTGTAATTTGCTGTTTCTTCATCGTATTAATTGGCTGGGTCTTCTTTAGAATTGAACATATTTCTGATGCATTTTTATTCTTATCCAAACTAGTTGCATTTGATTCATTCAAAAACATTGATTTTCAATTTAGCTATCTCTTTTATTTGGCATTGGCATTTATATTTTCGTGGTTCACATTAACCAAGCGGGGAAACCAAATCCAACAAAAGATTTATTTTCACAGCTTTTCAAACCGCATGCATGTTGCCATGTTGGGTGCCATGCTGTTTTTGTTTGCAGTTTGTGTTGCAATGATTTCATCCTCAGGTTTTAATCCATTCATTTACTTTAGATTTTAA
- a CDS encoding DEAD/DEAH box helicase, with product MPFKSLKIIEPILKAVSEEGYTIPTQIQKEAIPLILKGQDVLGCAQTGTGKTAAFAIPIIQALFEESPSGPKRKIRSLIITPTRELAIQIAESFAAYGRHCGLKHCVVFGGVNQNPQTAALQAGVDILIATPGRLLDLINQKFIQLADVKIFVLDEADRMLDMGFVNDIKKLLAILPKKKQSLFFSATMPPEITKLANSFLYNPAKVSVTPVSSTVDIIKQELYFVDKINKNSLLLELLKNRDIKTSLVFTRTKHGADKVVRMLRANGIKAEAIHGNKTQKARQQALTNFKAQTTRVLVATDIAARGIDVDDLEFVINYEIPNISETYVHRIGRTGRAGAKGTAISFCDEHEIEFIMDIEKLIAKKIPVIEGHPFPLKAFYPGAKVSAPLAKAPAHSNSRPNKWRKFPNRKPSVTA from the coding sequence ATGCCATTCAAGTCATTAAAAATTATTGAGCCCATATTAAAAGCCGTTTCAGAAGAAGGCTATACCATTCCAACACAAATTCAAAAAGAAGCCATTCCGCTTATATTAAAAGGGCAGGATGTATTGGGTTGTGCGCAAACCGGCACCGGAAAAACGGCTGCATTTGCTATACCAATCATACAGGCATTGTTTGAAGAATCTCCAAGTGGACCTAAACGAAAAATAAGAAGTTTAATTATTACGCCTACCCGTGAATTAGCCATACAAATTGCTGAGAGCTTTGCAGCATATGGCAGACATTGTGGATTAAAACATTGTGTCGTTTTTGGTGGAGTCAATCAAAATCCTCAAACTGCAGCTTTACAAGCCGGTGTGGATATTCTGATTGCAACTCCAGGCCGATTGTTGGATTTGATCAATCAAAAATTTATCCAATTAGCAGATGTTAAAATATTTGTGTTGGATGAAGCAGATCGAATGCTCGATATGGGATTTGTCAATGATATTAAAAAATTATTGGCCATCCTTCCAAAGAAAAAACAATCCTTATTCTTTTCTGCTACCATGCCACCGGAAATTACCAAGTTGGCAAATTCTTTTTTATATAATCCGGCTAAAGTTTCTGTTACTCCGGTTTCATCAACCGTTGATATCATCAAACAGGAATTGTACTTTGTAGATAAAATCAATAAGAATTCTTTACTACTCGAGCTGCTGAAAAACAGGGACATTAAAACAAGCCTTGTTTTTACCCGTACGAAACATGGAGCAGACAAAGTCGTTCGCATGTTGCGTGCCAATGGAATCAAAGCAGAAGCCATCCATGGCAATAAAACACAAAAAGCCCGTCAGCAAGCGCTGACTAATTTTAAAGCACAAACCACCCGGGTTTTAGTAGCAACCGACATTGCAGCCCGCGGCATTGATGTGGATGATCTGGAATTTGTGATCAATTATGAAATTCCAAATATTTCTGAAACTTATGTTCACCGCATTGGAAGAACAGGTCGTGCAGGTGCTAAAGGAACCGCCATTTCATTTTGCGATGAACATGAAATTGAGTTTATCATGGATATCGAAAAATTGATTGCAAAGAAAATCCCAGTAATCGAAGGGCATCCGTTTCCATTGAAAGCTTTTTATCCGGGAGCTAAAGTTTCAGCCCCACTTGCTAAAGCACCAGCTCATTCAAATTCCAGACCTAACAAATGGAGAAAATTTCCTAATCGGAAACCGAGTGTAACTGCCTAA
- the rsmI gene encoding 16S rRNA (cytidine(1402)-2'-O)-methyltransferase has translation MSPVKNEIKACLYLVPTPIGNLSDMTPRALGVLSAVDLILSEDTRVSNKLLMHFNIEKSLRSFHSQNEHKALQSIVDKLKEGASIALVTDAGTPGISDPAYLLVRACRKENIPVIALPGATAFVPAIVASGLPCDRFFFNGFLPQKKGRSTQLKWLAALECTIVLYESPHRLLKCTDELIEHFGENRQACFAKEISKLFEKYITGSLQEIKEQLASEKIVGEWVIVIGGN, from the coding sequence ATGTCTCCTGTAAAAAACGAAATCAAAGCCTGTTTGTATCTGGTACCAACCCCAATTGGTAATTTATCAGACATGACTCCACGGGCTTTGGGTGTGTTATCCGCAGTTGATTTAATTTTATCAGAAGATACGCGGGTCAGCAATAAATTGTTGATGCATTTTAATATTGAAAAAAGCCTTCGAAGTTTTCACAGCCAGAATGAACACAAAGCACTGCAATCCATTGTAGATAAATTAAAAGAAGGTGCTTCAATTGCTTTGGTAACGGATGCCGGTACTCCCGGAATTTCAGATCCAGCTTATTTGTTGGTGCGAGCTTGTCGCAAAGAAAATATTCCTGTGATTGCATTGCCAGGTGCTACTGCTTTTGTACCAGCCATCGTAGCTTCCGGCCTTCCCTGCGATCGTTTTTTCTTCAATGGTTTTCTTCCACAAAAAAAAGGAAGAAGTACTCAATTAAAATGGTTGGCCGCACTGGAATGTACCATTGTGTTGTATGAGTCTCCTCATAGATTGTTGAAATGCACAGACGAACTGATCGAACATTTTGGAGAAAACCGACAAGCCTGTTTTGCAAAAGAAATTTCAAAATTGTTTGAAAAATATATCACTGGTAGCTTGCAAGAAATAAAGGAACAACTTGCCTCAGAAAAAATTGTTGGGGAATGGGTGATAGTGATTGGAGGAAATTGA
- the purS gene encoding phosphoribosylformylglycinamidine synthase subunit PurS: MKVYKAKIDIMPHKELLDPQGKTVTKNIHHLDIHGIQDVRIGKHIEIVLEAADETAAHAVVDESCRKLLTNLITETYAFSIAEQQ; this comes from the coding sequence ATGAAAGTATATAAAGCAAAAATTGATATCATGCCTCACAAGGAGCTGTTGGATCCACAAGGCAAAACAGTTACAAAAAATATTCACCATCTGGATATTCATGGGATACAGGATGTTCGAATTGGCAAGCATATTGAAATCGTACTTGAAGCAGCAGATGAGACTGCTGCACATGCAGTTGTTGATGAAAGCTGCAGAAAATTATTGACGAATTTAATTACAGAAACCTATGCTTTTAGTATTGCTGAGCAGCAATAG
- a CDS encoding CDP-alcohol phosphatidyltransferase family protein, translated as MFTIPNLITSLNLFFGCCALVSLQQANYPWALCWILLAVLADFADGFVARALKQTSAFGLQLDSLSDVVSFGVVPGFIAFHFLEVNYPEYPYVPYVSFLIALMAAFRLARYNLTGKGEAYFFEGLPVPANALFFTGLLGLEIQGRYLGINEVSGIAILLFIGFFSYLMISPFRILKIHVEKNWLSRYYSLLILLGAAMLSWIWIGPIALSLAVTLHIVYSITIQLTQSK; from the coding sequence ATGTTTACAATACCCAATCTAATCACCAGTTTAAACCTCTTTTTTGGATGTTGTGCCCTGGTAAGTCTTCAACAAGCCAATTACCCATGGGCTTTATGCTGGATTTTATTGGCTGTATTGGCAGATTTTGCAGATGGCTTTGTAGCCAGGGCTTTAAAACAAACCAGTGCATTCGGACTGCAATTGGACTCTTTGTCTGATGTCGTATCATTTGGAGTCGTTCCAGGATTTATAGCGTTTCATTTTTTGGAAGTCAATTATCCAGAATATCCCTATGTGCCGTATGTAAGTTTTTTAATCGCCTTGATGGCCGCTTTTCGTTTAGCACGATACAATCTAACCGGAAAAGGAGAAGCATACTTTTTTGAGGGATTGCCCGTGCCGGCAAACGCTTTATTTTTTACAGGTTTGTTAGGACTTGAAATCCAGGGAAGGTATTTGGGAATCAACGAGGTTTCAGGCATTGCAATCCTTTTATTTATTGGTTTCTTTTCCTATTTGATGATCAGTCCGTTTCGCATATTAAAAATTCATGTTGAAAAAAACTGGTTAAGCCGTTATTACAGTCTGTTGATCTTATTAGGTGCAGCCATGCTCAGTTGGATCTGGATCGGACCTATTGCATTAAGTTTAGCGGTCACCCTGCATATTGTTTACAGTATTACAATCCAATTAACTCAATCCAAATAA